Proteins co-encoded in one Zootoca vivipara chromosome 3, rZooViv1.1, whole genome shotgun sequence genomic window:
- the CHGB gene encoding secretogranin-1, with the protein MVPSVALLSLLGAAALAGVHSAPVEKDDHVEEMVTRCIVEVLLNGLSKANVPPINPLCKELLKKTNRQKQGEENIGKDAERELRHLSESEELEKPPEGTVRREEEQNEEELKRQAEGSEKWHPEEKIHRGNVNPQVISQGSPYSFDEAQKEEKKDDAEKRTEEEGSYKRNHQSEEESNEKKHSEELERELPDKNSPPTAGRVIEGDLKRSGGQRYLEENTHSQEEGNPESKEEEDAEEEEEESTEKYHHSFHQEYEDSSERREPDAEKRGRRPRHYHRKSRLGNSSEYKRHHNGEKRDSPEESSEEESEFWDKRSHYPRHYYEAGHHFEEKRNSDEVHGSEEMGGKSMDMRHRSRENEEKQHHYERRLHDEPQNELRRHYEEKTLHSKASEEDIGKQHSYGIRDEKRHQHDKERQRLEWEELSKPQNLEKGDEEQRFYGPEERHNPSEGEPEKRRHSEGGRHEGNKRALLMEEGYPRSHYLVETVKRAAPPHIPYYQQLRWKGRHAEKKDSITDPFLESEEEEEEEEPRFFPEYNDYDSPWEKKQLMDGVSRKHNSNDPRFEVKRQYNRMDELAHLLSNRKKSAEFPELYSSKEDVKRGHVVRSSKGKLSQRPLTLEEEKELENLAAMDLELQKIAEKFNSNRRG; encoded by the exons GTGACGCGGTGCATTGTTGAAGTCCTTTTGAACGGTTTGTCGAAAGCTAATGTTCCACCTATCAATCCACTGTGCAAAGAACTTCTGAAGAAAA ccaaTCGACAAAAGCAAGGAGAAGAAAATATAGGCAAAGATGCAGAACGTGAGCTGAGGCATTTATCAGAATCAGAGGAGTTAGAGAAGCCACCAGAAGGaactgtgagaagagaagaagaacagAATGAAGAAGAATTGAAAAGACAGGCAGAAGGAAGTGAGAAGTGGCATCCTGAGGAGAAAATCCACAGGGGAAATGTCAACCCACAAGTCATCTCCCAAGGGAGCCCTTATTCTTTTGATGAAGcccagaaggaagaaaaaaaggatgATGCCGAGAAAAGAACTGAGGAAGAAGGTAGCTATAAAAGAAATCACCAGAGTGAAGAAGAAAGCAATGAGAAAAAACACAGCGAGGAGCTGGAGCGTGAGCTTCCAGACAAAAACTCTCCTCCTACAGCAGGAAGGGTGATTGAGGGTGACCTCAAACGTTCTGGAGGCCAAAGGTACTTGGAGGAAAACACGCATAGTCAAGAAGAGGGGAATCCAGaaagcaaggaagaggaagatgctgaggaagaagaagaggagagcaCCGAAAAATATCACCACAGCTTTCATCAAGAATACGAAGACTCTTCTGAGAGGAGAGAACCTGATGCAGAGAAGCGAGGCCGCAGACCAAGACATTATCACAGGAAATCAAGGCTGGGCAACTCCTCTGAATACAAGAGGCATCATAATGGTGAGAAGAGGGACTCGCCCGAAGAGTCTAGTGAGGAAGAAAGCGAATTCTGGGATAAAAGGAGCCACTACCCCAGACATTATTATGAGGCAGGGCACCATTTTGAGGAGAAGAGAAACTCTGACGAGGTGCATGGCTCTGAGGAGATGGGGGGAAAGAGCATGGACATGAGGCACCGCAGCCGGGAAAATGAAGAGAAACAGCACCACTACGAGAGAAGACTCCATGATGAACCACAAAATGAGTTGAGGCGCCACTATGAGGAAAAGACTCTTCACAGCAAGGCGAGTGAGGAAGATATAGGCAAGCAACATAGCTATGGCATCCGGGATGAGAAACGGCACCAACACGACAAAGAACGGCAGCGCTTGGAATGGGAGGAGCTgtcaaaaccacaaaacctagaAAAGGGAGATGAGGAGCAGAGGTTTTATGGTCCAGAAGAAAGGCACAACCCCAGTGAGGGAGAGCCAGAGAAGAGGCGCCACAGCGAGGGTGGGAGGCATGAGGGCAACAAAAGGGCCCTCCTGATGGAGGAGGGCTATCCAAGAAGCCACTACCTTGTGGAAACTGTGAAAAGAGCTGCGCCTCCACACATCCCTTACTACCAGCAGCTCAGGTGGAAGGGCAGACACGCTGAAAAGAAGGACAGCATCACCGATCCGTTTCTggagagtgaagaagaagaagaagaggaggagcccAGGTTCTTTCCCGAGTATAACGATTATGACTCGCCATGGGAGAAGAAGCAGCTGATGGATGGCGTGAGCCGCAAGCATAACAGCAACGACCCCAGATTTGAGGTGAAAAGGCAATACAACCGGATGGATGAACTTGCCCATCTTCTGAGCAACCGGAAGAAATCTGCAGAGTTCCCAGAGTTATACAGCTCCAAGGAAGACGTGAAAAGGGGGCACGTCGTGAGAAGCAGCAAGGGCAAACTCAGTCAGCGGCCTCTCACGCTGGAAGAG